One stretch of Pomacea canaliculata isolate SZHN2017 linkage group LG11, ASM307304v1, whole genome shotgun sequence DNA includes these proteins:
- the LOC112574920 gene encoding uncharacterized protein LOC112574920, translating to MSLSSHLKGAGRMLKTVLPRLVTTTAACRPPSLHLTSLSSLPSGKRSSDGAATSTIRREMSGDVAGAETPSFQYFWQPGSGFYGENLGRLTQPSVDICEEIVLSHIDAVPMPSPKGVFTIGDYGTCDGSVSLRLIHKVIDHLRNKHGPDLKIQVLYEDHASNDYNSLFKTIYGQTSYMTKFTNVFPLVCGTNFYKQCVPDNTCDIIMSSFATMYLSNESHVRCSNTMFPWRSTSEEELRAHREAAARDWRTFLLHREAELKPGGLLFDTHSAKLQGSNPPQTRTLTYPLAENFTGEGEESVQDIWTSFDLSWQELYVEGLITKEEFQSCTLRVTFRTLQEVKAPFENAAMSPVRQAGLNLLKDPQEFLTHCPVKTLWRQKLQTDGVDDRMMFAQLLAKAFGVVLDGTLRNTLRNTRPAEEHLSIIQCFQQRFIQRVAALNPETFRSEPIVRILAAQKSK from the exons ATGTCGCTCTCTTCACACCTGAAGGGCGCTGGTAGGATGCTGAAGACTGTGCTCCCCCGTCTTGTGACCACGACTGCCGCTTGTCGCCCGCCATCTCTacatctgacgtcactgtcatcTCTACCGTCAGGGAAGAGGTCGTCAGATGGCGCTGCTACGTCAACGATACGAAGAGAGATGTCTGGAGATGTGGCAGGTGCCGAGACACCTTCCTTTCAATACTTCTGGCAGCCTGGTTCTGGCTTCTATGGCGAAAATCTCGGAAGACTGACACAACCTTCGGTTGACATTTgtgaagaaattgttttatcTCATATCG ACGCAGTGCCGATGCCTTCACCAAAAGGTGTGTTCACCATTGGTGACTATGGAACGTGCGATGGGTCAGTGTCTCTACGACTGATACACAAGGTCATCG ACCACTTGCGAAACAAACATGGACCCGATCTGAAGATTCAGGTGTTGTACGAAGATCACGCCTCCAACGACTACAACAGTCTCTTCAAGACTATTTACG GTCAAACCTCGTACATGACCAAGTTCACCAACGTGTTCCCCCTGGTATGTGGCACTAATTTCTACAAGCAGTGTGTACCTGACAACACCTGTGACATCATCATGTCCTCATTCGCCACGATGTATTTGAGTAACGAGAG TCACGTGAGATGCTCCAATACAATGTTCCCCTGGCGTTCGACGTCGGAAGAGGAGCTGCGCGCTCACCGCGAGGCGGCAGCACGTGACTGGCGGACGTTCCTCCTCCACAGAGAAGCAGAACTCAAACCAG GTGGACTTCTTTTCGATACTCACTCTGCTAAACTCCAGGGGAGCAACCCTCCACAGACTCGCACTTTGACCTACCCTCTCGCTGAAAACTTCACTGGAGAGGGAGAAGAAAGCGTCCAAGATATTTGGACTTCGTTTGATTTAAGCTGGCAGGAATTATACGTAGAAGGATTAATtacaaaa GAGGAGTTCCAGTCGTGCACTCTTCGGGTGACATTCCGGACTTTACAGGAAGTAAAAGCTCCTTTCGAGAATGCCGCCATGTCTCCAGTCCGACAGGCTGGTCTCAACTTGTTAAAGGACCCACAAGAGTTTCTCACTCATTGTCCTGTAAAGACACTATGGCGACAAAAGCTACAGACTG ATGGCGTTGACGACAGAATGATGTTTGCTCAACTTCTCGCAAAGGCATTTGGTGTTGTATTAGATGGGACTTTGAGGAACACTTTGAGAAACACACGACCTGCTGAGGAACACTTGTCCATAATCCAATGCTTCCAGCAGAGGTTCATTCAAAGAGTTGCTGCACTGAACCCAGAGACTTTCAGAAGTGAACCAATTGTGAGGATCCTTGCTGCGCAGAAGTCAAAATGA